Proteins encoded by one window of Candidatus Methylomirabilota bacterium:
- the serA gene encoding phosphoglycerate dehydrogenase: MNVLVIDTIAAEGIAYLTERGFTVDQVSSTVPRDELLARVGEYEAIVTRSSTAVTSEFLARARRLRILGRAGVGVDNIDVDACSRHGVVVVNAPYGNVVSAAEHTVGMLLALVRKIPTAHEALKHLQWDRGIYGSELFRKTAGVLGLGKVGSRVAARLRAFDMEVLVYDPFIPESRARDLGVRLTDLQTVLSRADILTVHVPLSDDTENMIGARELAAMKSGARIVNCARGGIVNEPALLAALESGQVAGAAVDVWSEEPPASPLVRRLIQHPRVVVTPHLGANTQEAQVNVAVDVARQLVAFREGELVEHAVNIPVGDRETLAEQRPYLHLAELLGRFCVQLEPENVERVEIEVAGHVARWDPALVGRAVLKGLLGRVTAQAVNLVNAHLIAEERGLSMEIRTDPESVSGYTNLITVTTQAGAGRKIIAGTVFDGVPRIVRLRDLHIEFIPEGYILVLAYEDRPGMVGRIGSILGRHNVNIASMHVGRRTRRGRAIVVLLLDDDVPGEVMDEVTKSVEADFARMIRL; encoded by the coding sequence ATGAACGTCCTCGTCATCGACACGATCGCCGCCGAGGGCATCGCGTACCTGACCGAGCGCGGGTTCACGGTGGACCAGGTCTCGAGCACGGTGCCCCGCGACGAGCTGCTGGCGCGAGTGGGCGAGTACGAGGCGATCGTCACCCGCTCCTCCACCGCGGTGACCTCCGAGTTCCTCGCCCGGGCGCGGCGGCTGCGCATCCTGGGCCGGGCCGGCGTCGGAGTGGACAACATCGACGTGGACGCGTGCTCGCGCCACGGCGTGGTGGTCGTCAATGCGCCCTATGGCAATGTCGTCTCCGCGGCCGAGCACACCGTGGGCATGCTGCTGGCGCTGGTGCGCAAGATCCCGACGGCCCACGAGGCGCTCAAGCATCTGCAGTGGGACCGCGGCATCTACGGCTCGGAGCTGTTCCGCAAGACCGCCGGAGTGCTGGGCCTCGGCAAGGTCGGCTCCCGGGTGGCCGCGCGCCTGCGCGCGTTCGACATGGAGGTGCTCGTCTACGACCCCTTCATCCCGGAGAGCCGGGCCCGCGATCTGGGCGTGCGCCTGACCGATCTACAGACGGTGCTGAGCCGCGCCGACATCCTCACCGTCCACGTCCCGCTGAGCGACGACACCGAGAACATGATCGGCGCGCGCGAGCTGGCGGCCATGAAGTCGGGGGCCCGCATCGTCAACTGCGCCCGGGGCGGGATCGTCAACGAGCCGGCCCTGCTCGCCGCGCTCGAATCGGGGCAGGTCGCGGGCGCCGCGGTGGACGTGTGGAGCGAAGAGCCGCCGGCGTCCCCGCTGGTGAGGCGCCTCATCCAGCATCCGCGCGTGGTGGTGACCCCGCATCTGGGCGCGAACACCCAGGAGGCCCAGGTCAACGTGGCGGTGGACGTGGCCCGGCAGCTCGTGGCCTTCCGGGAGGGGGAGCTGGTGGAGCACGCGGTGAACATCCCGGTGGGCGACCGCGAGACGCTGGCCGAGCAGCGGCCGTACCTGCACCTCGCCGAGCTGCTCGGGCGCTTCTGCGTGCAGCTCGAGCCCGAGAACGTCGAGCGGGTCGAGATCGAGGTGGCGGGCCACGTGGCGCGCTGGGATCCCGCGCTGGTGGGGCGCGCGGTGCTGAAGGGGCTGCTCGGGCGGGTGACCGCGCAGGCGGTGAACCTGGTCAACGCGCACCTGATCGCGGAGGAGCGCGGCCTGTCCATGGAGATCCGCACGGATCCCGAGTCGGTCTCGGGCTACACGAACCTGATCACCGTCACCACTCAGGCGGGGGCCGGGCGCAAGATCATCGCGGGCACCGTCTTCGACGGGGTGCCCCGGATCGTGCGGCTGCGCGATCTGCACATCGAGTTCATTCCGGAGGGCTACATCCTCGTGCTAGCGTACGAAGATCGGCCCGGCATGGTGGGTCGGATCGGCTCGATTCTTGGACGACACAACGTCAACATCGCGTCCATGCACGTGGGCCGGCGCACCCGCCGGGGCCGCGCCATCGTGGTGCTGCTCCTGGACGACGACGTGCCGGGCGAGGTCATGGACGAGGTGACCAAGAGCGTGGAGGCCGATTTCGCGAGGATGATCCGGCTATGA
- a CDS encoding phosphomannose isomerase type II C-terminal cupin domain → MSAMRRGGEAVAFEARPWGGFQTIEEGRGYKVKRLLVQPGQRLSLQRHRFRAEHWVVVTGSPRVIISGRARRLKPRGSVDVPRGAWHRIENPGRVPVVLIEVQHGPYLGEDDIIRRHDDYGRAAPGDKPKSRKPQR, encoded by the coding sequence ATGAGCGCGATGCGTCGTGGTGGCGAGGCGGTCGCCTTCGAGGCCCGCCCGTGGGGCGGGTTTCAGACCATCGAGGAGGGACGTGGCTACAAGGTCAAGCGCCTGCTCGTGCAGCCGGGCCAGCGCCTGAGCCTGCAGCGGCACCGCTTCCGGGCCGAGCACTGGGTGGTGGTCACCGGCTCCCCGCGGGTGATCATCTCCGGCCGCGCGCGACGGCTCAAGCCGCGAGGGTCGGTGGACGTCCCGCGCGGCGCCTGGCACCGCATCGAGAACCCCGGGCGGGTGCCCGTCGTGCTGATCGAGGTCCAGCACGGCCCCTATCTCGGCGAGGACGACATCATCCGCCGCCACGACGACTACGGCCGCGCCGCACCGGGGGACAAGCCAAAATCCAGAAAACCACAACGGTAG
- a CDS encoding YdcF family protein, translating to MRRSWIVVLVALLVVALVAVVAHRPLLRAAGRILVVEPSDGPADAIVVVAGSTPTREALAATLFRERRAPVVVVSRQTMPVRVQQLLDLGIRPLDFQGESVAALEKYGVPRAAIVTLTKPVEITEMELRAVAAEAHTRGWRRVLLVTTPNHSRRVRLIWHREAGPGIEAGIAMIDDECSADRTWWRRRRCGEAVLHEYLGLIAVYLHVSSLMR from the coding sequence ATGAGACGGTCGTGGATCGTCGTCCTGGTCGCCCTGCTGGTGGTGGCCCTCGTCGCGGTCGTCGCACACCGGCCCCTGCTGCGCGCGGCCGGCCGGATCCTCGTGGTCGAGCCGTCGGACGGCCCCGCCGACGCCATCGTGGTGGTGGCCGGAAGCACGCCCACCCGCGAGGCCCTGGCCGCCACGCTGTTCCGCGAGCGCCGCGCCCCCGTCGTGGTGGTCTCGCGCCAGACGATGCCGGTGCGCGTGCAGCAGCTCCTCGACCTGGGCATCCGTCCGCTGGACTTCCAGGGCGAATCGGTGGCCGCGCTCGAGAAGTACGGGGTCCCCCGCGCGGCGATCGTCACGCTGACGAAGCCGGTCGAGATCACCGAGATGGAGCTGCGGGCGGTGGCCGCCGAGGCCCACACGCGGGGGTGGCGCCGGGTGCTCCTGGTGACCACCCCCAATCACTCGCGGCGGGTGCGGCTGATCTGGCATCGCGAGGCCGGCCCCGGCATCGAGGCCGGCATCGCGATGATCGACGACGAGTGCTCGGCCGACCGCACCTGGTGGAGGCGCCGGCGCTGCGGCGAGGCCGTGCTGCACGAGTATCTCGGCCTCATCGCGGTCTACCTGCACGTCTCGAGCCTGATGCGCTGA
- the zwf gene encoding glucose-6-phosphate dehydrogenase yields the protein MTVPTGDESCALVIFGASGDLTRRKLIPALWSMFQSRVLPEPFAVVGVARSEMTNEEFRTRMREAIADFARVQPPSARVWDRFAQALFYYSGDPSDAATYPGLAAYITQVEQERGIGGNRLFYVSTPPSVYPHLVMRLGEASLNRPPENSAGWVRIVIEKPFGRDRESASSLNQVVASVFSEDQVYRIDHYLGKETVQNILVFRWANGIFEPLWNRNHVDHVQITVGESIGVEGRGAYYEESGALRDMIQNHILQLLCLVAMEPPVTFDADPVRDEKTKVMQAIRPVAADEVDRVAVRGQYGPGFVGGQRVVGYREEKGVSSESITETFAALRLEVENWRWAGVPFYLRTGKRLPKRASEIAVQFKRTPHLVFRRNPEILAEPNRLVLRIQPDEGMSLSFGAKLPGQDLRIKPVEMEFDYGQAFGGEPPEAYERLLLDAMKGDTTLYARGDWVMMAWELLQPILDAWTSGDPRKFPNYEAGTWGPAEADTLIERSGRRWRRP from the coding sequence ATGACGGTTCCCACCGGCGACGAATCCTGCGCCCTCGTCATCTTCGGCGCGTCGGGCGATCTCACCCGGCGCAAGCTGATCCCCGCGCTGTGGTCCATGTTCCAGAGCCGCGTGCTGCCCGAGCCGTTCGCGGTGGTCGGAGTGGCGCGCTCCGAGATGACCAACGAGGAGTTCCGCACGCGCATGCGCGAGGCCATCGCCGACTTCGCGCGCGTGCAGCCGCCGTCCGCGCGGGTCTGGGACCGCTTCGCCCAGGCCCTGTTCTACTACTCGGGCGATCCCTCGGACGCGGCCACCTACCCGGGGCTCGCCGCCTACATCACGCAGGTGGAGCAGGAGCGCGGGATCGGCGGCAACCGCCTCTTCTACGTCTCGACGCCGCCGTCGGTATACCCGCATCTGGTGATGCGGCTCGGCGAGGCCTCGCTCAACCGCCCGCCCGAGAACAGCGCGGGGTGGGTGCGCATCGTCATCGAGAAGCCGTTCGGCCGCGATCGGGAGTCGGCCAGCTCGCTGAACCAGGTGGTTGCCTCGGTGTTCAGCGAGGATCAGGTCTACCGCATCGATCACTACCTGGGCAAGGAGACGGTCCAGAACATCCTCGTGTTCCGGTGGGCCAACGGCATCTTCGAGCCCTTGTGGAACCGCAACCACGTCGACCACGTGCAGATCACGGTGGGCGAGTCGATCGGCGTCGAGGGGCGCGGGGCCTACTACGAGGAGTCGGGCGCGCTGCGCGACATGATCCAGAACCACATCCTCCAGCTGCTCTGCCTGGTGGCCATGGAGCCGCCGGTCACCTTCGACGCCGATCCGGTGCGCGACGAGAAGACGAAGGTGATGCAGGCGATCCGGCCGGTGGCCGCCGACGAGGTCGACCGGGTCGCGGTGCGCGGGCAGTACGGGCCCGGGTTCGTGGGCGGGCAGCGCGTGGTGGGCTATCGCGAGGAGAAGGGCGTCTCGTCCGAGTCGATCACCGAGACCTTCGCGGCGCTGCGGCTCGAGGTCGAGAACTGGCGCTGGGCCGGCGTGCCCTTCTACCTGCGCACCGGCAAGCGCCTGCCCAAGCGCGCGAGCGAGATCGCGGTGCAGTTCAAGCGGACTCCGCACCTGGTGTTTCGGCGCAATCCCGAGATCCTCGCCGAGCCCAATCGGCTGGTGCTGCGCATCCAGCCCGACGAGGGCATGTCGCTCTCGTTCGGGGCCAAGCTGCCTGGGCAGGACCTGCGGATCAAGCCGGTGGAGATGGAGTTCGACTATGGACAGGCCTTCGGGGGCGAGCCGCCCGAGGCCTACGAGCGGCTCCTGCTGGACGCCATGAAGGGCGACACCACGCTCTACGCGCGCGGTGACTGGGTCATGATGGCCTGGGAGCTGCTGCAGCCCATCCTCGACGCGTGGACGAGCGGGGACCCCCGCAAGTTCCCCAACTACGAGGCGGGCACCTGGGGCCCGGCCGAGGCCGACACCTTGATCGAGCGCAGCGGACGGCGCTGGCGGCGCCCCTGA